A region from the Silene latifolia isolate original U9 population chromosome 7, ASM4854445v1, whole genome shotgun sequence genome encodes:
- the LOC141590443 gene encoding protein FAR1-RELATED SEQUENCE 5-like, with the protein MSTSDATTSSSTNNSFKTPRTRIETLSALQYIPFCPEEKKPKVGQVFETLESSELFYKDYCTICGFTPRLATTKRIKGNELSNSFALRNVACNRQGVKESRKRKRTDTDTDTADNDAQSDVTDISRVRPITRIDCRALVQFKYQENGTYIVTRFDEAHNHPLASPESTIFLKGNRKMTEVQKQFVTKVKVLKLGGVKAYRGWKELCGGYDNIGATEVDFKNFVRDIKIYIDENKCLAGVFWADPICIKNYMLFGEVLSADATYVTNKYDMVFVPFTGVDHHKRCINFGAGLIGDEIIECYRWLFKTF; encoded by the exons ATGAGTACAAGTGACGCAACTACGTCTTCTTCTACAAATAACAGCTTTAAGACACCAAGAACAAGAATTGAAACATTAAGTGCACTCCAGTACATTCCATTCTGTCCAGAGGAAAAGAAACCTAAAGTAGGACAAGTATTCGAAACACTAGAATCATCAGAGTTATTCTACAAAGATTATTGTACAATCTGTGGGTTTACGCCAAGACTTGCAACAACAAAAAGGATTAAAGGCAATGAGTTAtcaaacagttttgcattaaggaatGTTGCCTGCAATAGGCAAGGTGTAAAGGAAAGTAGGAAAAGGAAGAGGACTGATACTGATACTGATACTGCTGACAATGATGCACAATCTGATGTGACAGACATAAGCCGTGTAAGGCCTATTACAAGAATTGACTGTCGTGCATTAGTGCAGTTCAAATACCAAGAAAATGGAACTTATATTGTTACCAGATTCGATGAAGCCCATAACCATCCACTTGCTTCGCCAGAATCTACAATATTCTTGAAAGGAAACCGAAAAATGACAGAGGTACAGAAACAATTTGTCACAAAGGTAAAGGTGCTAAAACTAGGTGGTGTGAAAGCCTATAGAGGTTGGAAGGAGCTGTGTGGAGGTTACGACAACATTGGTGCTACTGAGGTTGATTTCAAAAACTTTGTCAGGGACATAAAAATCTACATTG ATGAAAACAAGTGCCTGGCTGGAGTGTTTTGGGCAGATCCGATCTGCATAAAGAACTACATGCTGTTCGGTGAGGTGTTATCAGCAGATGCTACATATgtaacaaacaagtacgatatggtgTTTGTGCCTTTCACAGGAGTTGATCACCACAAAAGGTGCATAAATTTTGGAGCTGGATTGATAGGTGATGAAATTATTGAGTGTTATAGATGGCTGTTCAAGACATTTTAG